A window from Melitaea cinxia chromosome 5, ilMelCinx1.1, whole genome shotgun sequence encodes these proteins:
- the LOC123653447 gene encoding troponin C, isoallergen Bla g 6.0101-like yields MEELDQTQLQMLKKAFDTFDHEKKGQISTDMIGTILDMLGHELDDGTLVEIIQEYDQDGTGVLEFKQFCSLAARFLTEELDDEAMLAELREAFRLYDREGNGYITTDVLKEIFKELDNTLSNDDLEQMITEIDSDGSGTVDFDEFLEVMTGE; encoded by the exons ATG GAGGAACTCGACCAAACCCAGTTACaaa TGCTGAAGAAGGCGTTTGATACCTTCGACCATGAAAAAAAGGGACAGATAAGCACGGACATGATTGGTACCATTTTGGATATGCTGGGTCACGAATTGGATGACGGCACGCTTGTAGAAATTATACAGGAGTATGATCAAgatg GCACTGGTGTTTTGGAGTTCAAACAATTCTGCTCATTAGCAGCAAGGTTTTTGACTGAGGAATTAGACGATGAAGCCATGCTTGCAGAACTTAGAGAAGCTTTCAGATTATATGACAGAGAAG gCAACGGTTACATAACAACGGATGTATTGAAAGAAATCTTCAAGGAATTGGATAACACTCTGTCAAACGATGACTTAGAACAGATGATCACAGAGATTGATTCTGACGGATCAGGCACCGTTGATTTTGATG aaTTTCT